One segment of Mesoplodon densirostris isolate mMesDen1 chromosome 6, mMesDen1 primary haplotype, whole genome shotgun sequence DNA contains the following:
- the BBLN gene encoding bublin coiled-coil protein: protein MSGPNGDLGMPVEGGAEGEDDGFEEAEYAAINSMLDQINSCLDHLEEKNDHLHARLQELLESNRQTRLEFQQQLGEAPSDASP from the exons ATGTCGGGCCCCAACGGGGACCTGGGCATGCCGGTGGAGGGGGGCGCGGAAGGCGAGGACGACGGCTTCGAGGAAGCAG aATACGCTGCCATCAACTCCATGTTGGACCAGATCAACTCCTGTCTGGACCACCTGGAGGAGAAGAATGACCACCTCCACGCCCGCCTCCAGGAGCTGCTTGAATCCAACCGGCAGACGCGCCTTGAGTTCCAGCAGCAGCTCGGGGAGGCCCCCAGCGATGCCAGCCCCTAG
- the LCN2 gene encoding neutrophil gelatinase-associated lipocalin isoform X2, whose amino-acid sequence MPLGLLWLGLSLLGALHTQAQDSTPNLIPAPPLFRVPLQPNFQPDQFQGKWYVVGLAGNAFKKEEQGKFKMFATTYELKEDHSYNVTSTLLRDERCDHWIRTFVPSSRPGQFTLGNIKGFPGVQSYTVRVATTNYNQFAIVYFKKDYKNQEYFKTTLYGRTKELTPQLKENFIHFAKSLGLTDEYILFPVPVDQCIDAQ is encoded by the exons ATGCCCCTAGGTCTCCTGTGGCTGGGCCTCAGCCTGCTGGGGGCCCTGCACACCCAAGCCCAGGATTCCACCCCCAACCTGATCCCGGCCCCACCTCTGTTCAGGGTCCCGCTACAGCCCAACTTCCAGCCTGACCAG TTCCAGGGGAAGTGGTACGTCGTAGGCTTGGCAGGGAATGCATTTAAGAAGGAAGAACAAGGCAAGTTTAAGATGTTCGCCACCACCTACGAGCTGAAAGAAGATCACAGCTACAATGTCACCTCCACGCTGCTCAG GGACGAGCGCTGTGACCACTGGATCAGAACTTTTGTCCCAAGTTCCCGGCCTGGCCAGTTCACCCTGGGCAATATTAAGG GCTTCCCCGGGGTTCAGAGCTATACCGTGCGAGTGGCGACTACCAACTACAACCAGTTTGCCATAGTGTACTTCAAGAAGGATTACAAGAACCAGGAGTACTTCAAGACCACCCTCTACG GGAGGACCAAGGAGCTGACCCCTCAACTGAAGGAGAACTTCATCCACTTCGCCAAATCCCTGGGCCTCACCGATGAGTACATCCTCTTCCCTGTTCCAGTCG ACCAGTGCATCGATGCCCAGTGA
- the LCN2 gene encoding neutrophil gelatinase-associated lipocalin isoform X1, with the protein MPVEAGPEGEDEGFGEAAAVGNASLLSPEAMPLGLLWLGLSLLGALHTQAQDSTPNLIPAPPLFRVPLQPNFQPDQFQGKWYVVGLAGNAFKKEEQGKFKMFATTYELKEDHSYNVTSTLLRDERCDHWIRTFVPSSRPGQFTLGNIKGFPGVQSYTVRVATTNYNQFAIVYFKKDYKNQEYFKTTLYGRTKELTPQLKENFIHFAKSLGLTDEYILFPVPVDQCIDAQ; encoded by the exons ATGCCGGTGGAGGCGGGCCCGGAAGGCGAGGACGAGGGCTTCGGGGAAGCAG CTGCTGTAGGGAACGCCAGCCTGCTCAGCCCTGAAGCCATGCCCCTAGGTCTCCTGTGGCTGGGCCTCAGCCTGCTGGGGGCCCTGCACACCCAAGCCCAGGATTCCACCCCCAACCTGATCCCGGCCCCACCTCTGTTCAGGGTCCCGCTACAGCCCAACTTCCAGCCTGACCAG TTCCAGGGGAAGTGGTACGTCGTAGGCTTGGCAGGGAATGCATTTAAGAAGGAAGAACAAGGCAAGTTTAAGATGTTCGCCACCACCTACGAGCTGAAAGAAGATCACAGCTACAATGTCACCTCCACGCTGCTCAG GGACGAGCGCTGTGACCACTGGATCAGAACTTTTGTCCCAAGTTCCCGGCCTGGCCAGTTCACCCTGGGCAATATTAAGG GCTTCCCCGGGGTTCAGAGCTATACCGTGCGAGTGGCGACTACCAACTACAACCAGTTTGCCATAGTGTACTTCAAGAAGGATTACAAGAACCAGGAGTACTTCAAGACCACCCTCTACG GGAGGACCAAGGAGCTGACCCCTCAACTGAAGGAGAACTTCATCCACTTCGCCAAATCCCTGGGCCTCACCGATGAGTACATCCTCTTCCCTGTTCCAGTCG ACCAGTGCATCGATGCCCAGTGA
- the LCN2 gene encoding neutrophil gelatinase-associated lipocalin isoform X3 has protein sequence MPVEAGPEGEDEGFGEAGDPGGLLRRLLLSRRVPLQPNFQPDQFQGKWYVVGLAGNAFKKEEQGKFKMFATTYELKEDHSYNVTSTLLRDERCDHWIRTFVPSSRPGQFTLGNIKGFPGVQSYTVRVATTNYNQFAIVYFKKDYKNQEYFKTTLYGRTKELTPQLKENFIHFAKSLGLTDEYILFPVPVDQCIDAQ, from the exons ATGCCGGTGGAGGCGGGCCCGGAAGGCGAGGACGAGGGCTTCGGGGAAGCAGGTGACCCAGGGGGGCTGCTGAGGCGACTTCTGCTTTCTCGGAG GGTCCCGCTACAGCCCAACTTCCAGCCTGACCAG TTCCAGGGGAAGTGGTACGTCGTAGGCTTGGCAGGGAATGCATTTAAGAAGGAAGAACAAGGCAAGTTTAAGATGTTCGCCACCACCTACGAGCTGAAAGAAGATCACAGCTACAATGTCACCTCCACGCTGCTCAG GGACGAGCGCTGTGACCACTGGATCAGAACTTTTGTCCCAAGTTCCCGGCCTGGCCAGTTCACCCTGGGCAATATTAAGG GCTTCCCCGGGGTTCAGAGCTATACCGTGCGAGTGGCGACTACCAACTACAACCAGTTTGCCATAGTGTACTTCAAGAAGGATTACAAGAACCAGGAGTACTTCAAGACCACCCTCTACG GGAGGACCAAGGAGCTGACCCCTCAACTGAAGGAGAACTTCATCCACTTCGCCAAATCCCTGGGCCTCACCGATGAGTACATCCTCTTCCCTGTTCCAGTCG ACCAGTGCATCGATGCCCAGTGA